From Corvus moneduloides isolate bCorMon1 chromosome 9, bCorMon1.pri, whole genome shotgun sequence:
ggaagaaaaataccaggAAAATTGAATGAGGACCTTTAAATGATAATAACTTTTTAAATACAAGTAATAAATATAAAGTAAAAAGATATCATCTGACTGCTGTTATGCCACAGGCAGATGTGATCTTGGTTACAGTCTTGCCAAACTCACCCTCCTGTACCATCAATAAGTTTGCTTTCCACAAAGTTATAGATATCCTGGAATTCTTCCTCACGACAAGGCAGAGATTCTGGGATAGCAGAAACATGCAGCctttgaattaaaaaagaaaagaaaaagaaaattaaaattgcagtTCTCTCTGAAGAATTGATGCAAACAGCCAGATGCTCACCTTCCTCCTGTGTAGAGTTTTTCAAATCTCTCTTACAGACTTTTATGTCAAGTATCCCAAAAGAAATAGCCTAGTCTCTTTCTGTATGCTCTTAATTTATGCAGCAATAAAGATCCATCTGTTTTAATTCACAAACTATTTGTAAATCAGTGCAGAGGTAGGATAAAACAGGAGAAACTAAAACTCAGTTTGAAAGAGTCAGTCCTGaatattctcctttttttttccactgtgaaGGTCTACGATGATACCTGTAAAGCTTTTTCATACACCAAGAAGAGACAAATATAGTATCTTTACAATCTACAGTTAATCAGAGAGAATCTTTGCTTTTCTAAGGTAGCACAGAATAAAGATACCGAATTCTGAAGAACTTAGCATGGACtggttaaaataatttaaaattgtgaAAGTAGTATTCTAAGTACTACCAGTATTTGTAAATCTAATATTGTATTGTAAATTATTAAATGCTCTTCTTGTATCAGAAGCGTTTTTACCAATTTTATTCAACATGGTAAAGATGACATTCCCTATTTCAGCACAGCCTATTGCTATGCACATCTGATGcaaaaaaaagatgattttcCTGAGCACAAGCTACCTTAATCTGGCCTCTTCCAGTACACTGACTGGTTCCTGGGCTGCCTGGATGCGCCTGGGAATTTCCGGAGTTGCATTCCGGGGTGTTCTGGGTGTTCCTGGTAAAGGCtgcaaagagaaataacaaCCTCAAGCAGATTTTCTACAAACAGCAATTTCTGTTGGAAACAAATCATTGATAGGAGTTTCCAAAACATTACTAATGCCAGAGTACAAGATGAACTGAGAACCAGTATTTTACACAGGGAATTACCAAACAAGCcttatggtgttttcttcctaagagaaaaaggaagctgGAAAGGGGGTGGTGACAATTACACCTTTCAATTGTCTGAAGAACTTTTGAGTTGTTAGTCCTTTTCTGGAGTCCTGTGTTACAAAATTATCTGGTTCTTAAGAAACAGTGTCCAAGCTAGTATTTTCCCTGTTTAGGCTACAGTTTCCTGATCAATATTGTCACAATATTCACAACATGCAAATGGCTTATACATTTGCATAACCTAGCAATATCAAAGATTAAATTAATCCAGATAATGCTTCATTGAAAGCTAAGGGGTTCAGATATGTAACTCTGGTACACAGGCATCAAGCATTCAAATAACTGgctcagaaataataaaaatagctCTTTTATATGGAACCTTAcagtttttttcagtgtctttgCAGGAGTGTGAACTGCAGGCTTCCTTGaagattttggggtgctgaaTATTCTGCTGgctttagttttcttttctggtgTACAGGgcacatcatcatcatcctcctcttcctcgctACTTGAAGAGTAGGAACTATCAGAGCCAGACAGAAAATCTTCCTGGTCCAACACGCtataagaaacagaaattacttgagctttaaaaaaaatacatacaagtCTACACATCACAGAGCAATACTGGTACactttcagctttttctgtaGTTCTTGTAATCCAGCGTGTTTTCCACTTCAGCTGCTAATTTTCCATGGCTTTTTAACAGACTGGTTTAAAGGAAGTCAGTTTTCTGAAGAACACCATGAGTCAGCTTTATGTTTCTGAACACAAACCAGTTTTTACTCAAGCCACAATTAAGCTGTGCTTTTAGAACCATTTGCATTTCAGTATTAAGCCAGACAAGCTCTCAAGGCTTCAAGTTATCAACAGCAATCTGAACAGGAGATCACGGCTGCAGGGTTTACCTGATCTGCTCTGCAATGAGAGCAGTTGTTTTCTGTGCACATGTTCTGCGAGAACGAGGGGTCAGCAcagggctctggctgctccGTTTCTGATATTCAActaaactggaaagaaagaacaCAAAGCTGGTTGTATTCCCTCCCTTTGCATCACACTTGCAAAGACACAGAGAAGGCCTTTCAAACTTCAGGCTCAATTGTTACCAATGTCAATCCAGCATGAATTCTTATTTGTTATTTACAGATTGGCTATGGCATGGATGCTGGCAGCACAATTTCCCCCCTCTTGCACTGTGTCTTCAATACATCTttgccaagaaaaacaaaatatttgctgtattttgcacTGTCAAACTGAATGGACAGGGGCTCAAAACAGCTGCGTTTTTATTTGATAgagaggtggggttttttgcctattttttttcttaagagaaaaataagaaaaaaattatttcctttgggCATCTCTTTGATCTGCTCTTtggaatgtatttttctctttgtgttttgaTATTCCTTGGCTGTCTTCTTGGGTACTTCTTCATCCCTGCCATTGAAACATTTTACTGTTACTACACAACTTTTCTACTGGTTCAAAGTACAAAATGAGACAAATTACAGatgcttttattatttgttgACAGTTCTTAAAAGTTTTTTAGATCTATAAATACTACTGAAATGCCATTACCTTACCAATGATAGGTAATCATTTTCACGCTATATTATAAGTGACAAAAAAGAAGTGCAAATTCCATTGTTGCATCCGCATCTTTACTCTTGGAAAGGAGGAAATGGACTGGTTTCTGGTTCCTTGCAACATTTTGCACAACagtctgttctgtttttctcctgccCCAGTTTATGCCATTTTTAAAGACTGTGTGAAGATATACTTGAATAATTGTGCTTTTTgagttttgatttcttttcaacATAAAAAGTAGCATGAAAGTATACATACAATTCTCATGAGGACTCTCCTGAGGCCAATCATACCTCTCTCTACAGTCCAGCATCCCTCAACACTTGTCACAAGTAAGGCACATCTGAGCCTTCATTATGGAGTGCAAGGAAACAGGTTTTCATCCACGTTGGTGGGTACAATCATCGTGAGAATAATGATCAACATGGCTTCAACTTCCTTTCATATCATCCCACCATTCCCATTTCCAACATCATCTCTCTGTTCTTGGAACCACAAACTGCTTTTCCATATGGAAAGTTGGCTCCTCTTTGGATCTCCCTGATCATTCATCCATCTCCAAGTACTATTTTCTAAAGCTTCACCACAGTGCACTTGTCACTGCTAAGGCTctcccccttctctccctgtTCTCAGCAAGCACAACATGGCACATGCAGAGACTTCACCTACTTTTCTCTCCAGAAGTCTTTCATAAACGTGTTTTAAGAGAGCTTCATACAAATAGAAATCCCAtacaaaaataatgataaaaatgcTGCCACTTACGATAGATTGTCATCTTTCCCATGAAGATTCTTGtctttttcactgaaatcttTGACTTTAGTGTAGGGGGACAATCGTACTGTGTCAATGAACCTCTGACAGTGCTCTGCAGTATCAGATATTGACTTGGACTTATCATTGCTGCAGGGGATCTTTGGTGGTGAGCCTAAAACTTCACTTGtaaatttcacttttcttttagtGGCTGATGGTGCTAATGGTGCTACAGCATCACAGTCATCATCCAAAAGACTCAAAACTTCACATCCCAGCAGCCTGTCTTTAGATCTTGTAGGACCtagaaatgaaaaccaaaatgaacTTTTGTCAGGCTTCAGTACGGCTGGTTTGGTTAACTTTCAGAAGACATGCAACAACTGGCTCATTGACTGAGTTTAAATGAAAGCAGATGGTCATTTCACTCCAGAAACAAGGAACTGGATCACTAGAAGGCATTTCCTCTAAAAAATTACTAAACAGAAGACACAcagattttttcagttttctaacCCACCTCCATCACCTACAACTTTATTCAGGTTCCCCGTTGAAAATACTGCATGTTCCACAGGATCAAATGTGCTTATTCAACCAGCTCAATGTAAACATTTTAGTGCACAGTTAGTCAGAAGATTAAATAAAGTGGGGCATTCGGAGGTCAAGTTAGGCTGATTGATAGCATTTCAGTCAACAAGCACTTTAATTCAGATTTATCAGATTTGCAGCAGCAGTTGGATATAAGCAATAAAGTGCTTAAAACAGCAGACAAGACAAACTGATGCGCCCACAAGGCTTGGGCTGATCCCAAAGCCTGAACAAAGTAACTAAAAAGATTGATGTTGAATGTTACAATTGCTACAATTACCcaaaatggaaaagcagagtCATATCACACTCAGAACTACTGAATGGACAGAATATTGCCATATACATACTGTTCAACTCCAGCTTCTTCCTTGCTGTTGGGGTTTTGATGTCATTATTAGCCACTCTTTGAGAATGCCTCTCCTTAGCGAGGGAGGACTTGGAAGAAGAATGTTTTGATTCTATTTCCATATcaatgttttttggttttgtggcaCTCCGAACAGCACTCTCCGTCTCTTTTTTCACAGGTGTAAGGATGTCTGAAGGAATAAATGTTTTTGAAGAGTTTGTGATGACACCTCTTTTCTTGTTAGCTTCTTTCAGCTTAGAGAATGTGTCCGGGGACAAAACCTTGAAGTGCTTCCCATCCCAAGACTGTTTGACATAGAAAGTTTGTTCCTTGTTTAATGTAATAATAGGCAGCTCCTCACCCAGATGTAGTGGTAATACCTGcaaaaacagaaaataccaaAACACATACATTAATGTTTACTGTTAATTTAGAATTCAGCTACTTTCTATTCACAGATCTTATTACTGCAACTCATGCAATCCTTAGTTACTAAGTCATACtacagggctgctgctgtttctttcttccctctctgtgtAGAAGAGTTGCAGTACATACCATGATGCTTTTAATAATGGTCTCTGCAGCTATATCAGTGTCATAACCAAGAACTTGATCGAAAAACACCTCCTGGGCAGAAACCTCTCTTTTAAGTAGCTTCCGTTTGTTCTGAGGTATCTCCTCCAAACGACAGAACCACTGCACAACTGCACGTTTGTGCTGAGCACCTGCAACAGGGAGAGAAAGCCAGGGAACATCAAGAATTTTCAAGTGTCACAAACAGTGCCAGACTTTAGCTGAAAAGCCAGCAAGGGTAGAAATCCTCCCTGGACATAAGAGAGAAAGCATCAGATAAGAGACTGCAATTCCCATTTTCTAATCTAAATTAAAATGTCTGAGTTGAGAATTTTAAGGACTAAGGTAATACCTGCACAGGGTCTCAATCACAAAAATACCTGAAGACCACCTCCAGACCACCAGTTCCCTATCACAAACAAAGAGGTTCCTTATTTGCATAGGTGTGGTCTCCTCAAACCCTGCTAACTAAAAGCAGCGACGTAAAAGGAGAACTGAGAAATTTCAGGACATTATTTGTAGTGCCACTGTACTTTCAGAAgccagaaacaatttttttcactggCTGACAAACCAGGGAATATTGCTGATGAAATATcttgtttttaaggaaatttCATGGGTTTCATTCCAGCATGAAAAGAATACTCAGTTGTGCtacaaaaaaaagtgtgttaGTAAATAAATAAGCTGGAATGATatgtatttatgtttttaaaaaggtaaggaaaattaaaaacccTCAAAGCATTACTATGGtggcacagaaagaaaaaaagctgttcaaAGAAATCAGATCTAGCCAATGAGTAGCTCCCAACTCAGTCTTCGTATCATCCACCTCCCATGATTTGTCTTTTCATATCTATCTCTGTATAAACAAGCACTTCTACACGGAACAGAAGTAACAAGTCCCATTTATTCAGTCTTGTACTTTATTGTTAAATTGCCTGATGTCTAATGAGATGCAAatttcagtgctgcagtgctCTTGCTCCATTTGGATTCTCTAATCTCTAAATAAAGCACGAGGTCACACTGTCTTCCTCAAGGACCACTCCTTTTAAATTAGACAATTACGTAAAAAGACTGTAAAAATTACAGTGTGCTTAAACTTTCCATTTACGTATTAAATTTAGCTGAAATTAGCCATAAGTCCCAAATATTTGGGGGAGCGTGTGAATACAAATGCAGTGATTACCAAAGcttaattttcttaataaatttaGCCAGTGACAGAGTGTTAATGCTAACTACACCCCCACGAAAAAGGTaactttaaaacatttcaaaatttctcattcagaaagtaagtttttatttctcttaccATCTTCATATAAATCCATGAGCTGTGCCACATAAGGCTGATCTGCATTCACCCCTTCTACTAAAATAAAGTCACCAAGTTGTATACAggtttctgttctgctgctttctgatgtAATAAGGATCCCCCTAAAAAATGACACACAGAGGAAGATTAAGAGAATTTCATATTCTTCATAATTCACATATCATTAAGCCTGATGTCCTGTCAACTTTACAGTTAGTTATGCCCCTCCTTGCAATGCTTACAACTTAGTTTCCCTGATTCGAAGCTTTCATATGTAGTTCAATTAGTTAAAATTTATTCACAGATTTAGTTAAATGCTTTTGTTCTATACATACAGTGCCACAACAAAATACTCAAAACCTTACTCATATTGTCACTAACTGCCATGTTAACCTAAACTATGTCAGAAAGGTAAAGAAACATTCATAAAGTTTCCCTGagcaagacagaaataaatgttatttactTGTACTGGGAGGTCCTCAGCTTTCTGTCCGAGCTCATGGGTTTTCCATACCAGGAGTAGATAAGCTTGCTTTGCTGCCGAGTGTTCATGATTCCtaaggaaaagctgaaacaaataaacaaacacttttggattattatttaaaaacaaaacaaagccaaaaaaggAAATCTAGGAAGATACATAGACCTGTAGAACTGCTAGCAATTCTTTTGGCGTGCATGAAGAACGTGGTGGTTGACACAGAGAAGCCCACCTTCCCCAAAGCCCCAGACACCCCTCCCCGAgggatgaggaagaaaagaagatatttAGTAGCGAACTGTTCTTCAACTCCTTTTCCATTCCCCCGCGGCTCCCCGGCCCTCACTGCCATAGCTGCGTGTTGGGTGAGACCGTCACCGACGTTTCACTTTCGCTCAATTTTTATGGTTTCGTTTcggcttttaattttttttttttttcccctaaggaAGAATTTTCGTCTGGAAACTCAGGGAAAAGCCACACTCAGCCCCCAGTGCCGTTCACCGCCCCAGCCCGGGCGGCACATGGCGGCCGAGGGGCCACTGTGCGCCGGACGGGACACGCTGAGGGCCACCGAGCGGCTTAGGCAGCACCGCAGAGCCGCTAACCCGCCACAGCCCTTCGCTAAGCCCCGAACCGGCCAGAGCCCCTCACAGAGCCCCTAAACCGCCCGATCCCCTCACAGAGCCCCTAAACCGCCCGATCCCCTCACAGAGCGAGTGAGGCTGGGACAGATCACAGCGGTTCATCCGGTCCCACCACCCCGCTCCAGCAGGGTCGtcccagagcacattgcacGGGATCGCGTCCGGACCGTTGCGGGATATCTCTAGCAAAGAAGAGTGCCCAGCGCCCCGGGCAGCCCGTCCCAACGCGCGGCCACCCGCACCGCGAGCGCTTTCGCCCCGTcccccctcacagccccagctcACCGCGTCCCGCCGGCGCCGCGATGGAAGTTCGCGCCAAAGCGCGCGCGAagccccgcccccggcggcgcgcgcggggcgggcggggacgCGGCCCCGCCATGTTTGTGCCGGGCGCCCGCaggggaggcggcggcggccccgccccgcagGCGGAAGCGGAAAGCGGCGCGGCCCCTCACGGGAGCGGGGCTGAGTtcggggccgggagcggggctgagCGGCGGCCGCCATGGCCAACCGCACGGTGAAGGACGCGCACAGCATCCACGGCACCAACCCGCAGTACCTGGTGGAGAAGATCATCCGCACGCGCATCTACGAGTCCAAGTACTGGAAGGAGGAGTGTTTCGGGCTCACGGGTATGGCGGGCgggaggccgggccgggccgggggcccCGAGGAGAGCCTGTGCTGACGGCCTGGCCCGTCCTTCTCGCAGCCGAGCTGGTGGTGGACAAGGCCATGGAGCTGAAGTACGTGGGGGGCGTCTATGGAGGGAACATTAAACCCACGCCCTTCTTGTGCCTGACGCTGAAGATGCTTCAGATCCAGCCCGAGAAGGACATCATCGTGGAGTTCATAAAAAACGAGGACTTCAAGTAAGTTGTAGtgtgatttttctcttgtgGGATTGTTGTACAGAGGGAAAGTGCCCAAAACAGCCAGGGAAACCTCAGTTCAGGGTTTAGCACTTAGTGGGCCTTGATGAACCGTGCTTTCTCAAAAccaagcttttcttcttttcaagaCTGCTCTCCTTGTCACCTGGTGTGTTGAAAGGGCTCATCTTTGTGGCATGTGCTCTCTGTGATAATAAACCTCTGCCTGAAGTATTTGGAATGAGCTGGATTAAGGGATTCATGTTAATCtactttttcttcagtatttcttccattttagtTAGTGATAATGCCTCCATACAAACATGatgtatgtaaaatatatatatgtttttgaTATTATTGAGGAAGTGATGGAATAAATCTAAATGGTTGGGTATTCTGGCTAGTGTActgattttcttcagaaacttaTGGGAAAAACTTTTTTATCCAAACTGCTAAGTGTGCAGGAAGCCAAGATCCATGAAAAGGTTTCCTTTCCAGGTATGTCCGAATGCTTGGAGCACTGTACATGAGACTGACAGGCACTGCCATCGATTGCTACAAGTACCTGGAGCCACTGTACAATGACTATCGGAAAATTAAAAGTCAGAACAGAAATGGGGGTAAACACTTTTACTTCTGTTTAgcaatgtaaattttaaaaactctggCATAACCAGCCCAGAATGACAGAAGTTGTCTGAAGTGTTTCAGCTTTACTTTAGCCTCTagtgttaattttctttcttttaaatgctatttttcaCCCCCAGAATTCGAGCTGATGCATGTGGATGAATTTATTGATGAGCTACTCCATGAGGAACGTGTTTGCGACATCATCCTGCCTCGACTGCAGGTTGGGAAATGTGGATGGTTATGGAATTCCTAACTGCATCAAGTTCAGTAGTTGTATTGGCTGCTGGCTTGTTGTATGAACTGCGGTTGCCTCCTTAGGTGTTTGTTCTTACTTGGGTTATGTTGAATAAAGTTGCAATTTCTCCTAGAAACGGTATGTTCTGGAAGAAGCTGAGCAACTCGAGCCTCGTGTTAGTGCTCTGGAAGAAGATATGGATGATGTAGAGTCtagtgaggaggaggaagaagaagatgaaaaggTTGGTGAACTGTTTTAGAAAGGGATAATTAAAGCTGAACCACTTTAGAACACTTTATTGTGACAAATATCTGAGGGGGGAGGCaccaggaggctgctggcaaCTCCTACCTCTCCCCATAACATATTTTCATATAAGCAGCTTGTGAGGACTTAGAGCCTGAAGCAGTTGTCaagtttttctgtctcttgaaTTCCACCAATCTGTATCTGTTCTGTGTTAAGCATATTTAGGTAAATTGTTTTACATGCATATGTAAAGGAGAGAACTAAAAGTGATGATGGAAGGTCCTGAGACCATCAGTCAGTGCTGCTGTACTTCTTCAGAACCAACACTATGAGAAGTGGCTGTTTGAATTTCCAGTTGGCAGTTTTGGGCAGTTCCACTCACTCCTGAACATGAAATACTTGAGGATGGGGAAGCTTGGCTGCATGCCTTTGCAATTTATATTAATTGTTCAGAAATCTTTACCGATAGCTTAAAACCTTGCTGAAACAAGACTTACAGCCCCTCCCCCCTCTTGTTTCCAGCTGGAACGGATCCCATCTCCTGACCACCGCAGAAGGGGCTACAGGGACCTGGACAAACCCCGCAGATCGCCGGTGGTGCGGTACAGGCGGAGCCGGAGCAGGTCTCCAAGGAGGTGAGGTGACTCTTTCCTTGAGCAGTGTTCTTACCTAGTGTGCTGCAGATGGCTGAAGCACAGCAGTGAAGGTGGCAGTTCAGCCAGAACCTCTCACACCTCCCAGTTCCTTTAGCGCTTCCTGAAGTGGAGTTGCAGTGCACAGACACAGTCAGCCCTTCTGCCTGTTTCTCCAGTCCTTCTCTAGCTCTTCAACTTGCTAGCCAGCTTTAGCTAAATTTGACAATACAGTGAAGATGTTAAGGAGAACCAAGTGTTTTTTCATCTAAGCCCCAGGCTGCAGAGAAAATCCTGTTAATTCCTCTTACTGATAAGAAGCCAGGAAAAACTCAACAGTAGCCTCTGTTGCTCAGAGTCCTGAAGCAGGTCCTTGTGCAGGTCAAAACCACTTTAATGGGGGGTAGGAGAAGCCCTGGTGCTGTTGCTGAAGGATGTGGGAAATGAAACAGCTGTTCTGCTAATGATTTTTagtgattttctcttttcccccccaacTCCAGGCGCAGCCGCTCTCCAAAGAGAAGAAGGTACTCTTTAATTCTATTATGTAAGCTGAGCAATGTGCATTTTTAGTACAGCTCTCTTACAAGCTGCCTTTCCCTCAGCCCATCACCGCGCCGGGAGAGGCATCGCAGCAAAAGCCCGAGACGGCACCGGAGCAGATCCCGGGAGAGGCGCCACAGATCGAGATCTAAATCTCCAGGTATTTCTGTCACTTCCAGATTAACTCTGGAAAGTCTTTAGCAGCATTACATCCACTGCAAGAAAAATCTATGTCACCATATCGAGATGGTAGCACAGGTGCTAAATCTGGCTGATAAAACTTCTGCTTACCtgaaagcacagctggagaACTCCATTAATGGCTGCAGAATTGTTTTGAGTAAGTTTTGATATACTTGCCAGGAGGTTAATTTGAGTGCTTAGTTAAGGCTAGGGTTGTTCTGGCATTATCTAGCATACTTGGTCACTAGAAGCACATTGCATTAGTAATACAAAGAATTCCAGTGGCAATTGAAATAACTACTGCCTTTTTATCTCACAGGGCATCACCGTAGTCACAGACACCGAAGTCATTCCAAATCACCTGAAAGGTAAAGGCTTGGCCTATTTCTTAAAGGCAATTTGGGAGTTGAAGGGGGTTTTACAATGttgtctttttggttttttttctgtttcagatctAAGAAAAGTCACAAAAAGAGTCGGCGAGGGAATGAATAACAAACTAAACCCAGCTCCCAGCTTAAGGGCTTTGAACTGCAGTCTAATGCTGTCCTACTTGCTCTACAGGACAGCTGGCTCTGTACTGGCTGCCTTAGCAGTCCCTTTCTTTGATCATTCTCATTTGTtgtcttggatttttttattacaggtAAGCTAAGGATACTTTTTATGTAGTTAGTTACTCATCCTTGTAATAGAATTTGAagattgttttttaattgtttttcttgaagCCTGTAAAAACTAGTGAAGAGCAATAAAAAAGGGAGGGTTTGTTGTTAAATGGCTCCTGGCTGTTTCCTTCATAAAATTTTGTTGAGATGTCTCCTGGTTGAAGCTGGCTTCATTCTCAAATCAGAGCATTGTTTTGTCACACTGTCCCTGCAGTCCAGTGCCAAAGGAAGTCTGTGCTCAGTCACAAACACTgcagggctcccagccctggcctctCAGAGCTCCAGTACAGGAGAGGAAGCAAGGCTGTCAAAATCCAGTGTGTTCACTAAAAGCTCACTCTAAAGTGCTCTCCAAGACGTGGCTGTCATTGGGACCTTTGTAAAAATCACCCTTCAGTGTAATCTGCTGCTTCTGATGCTGCCATCAGAGAGTTCAGAAGGTTCAAGTAGTACAAAGCACTGCTTCATTCTTTTGGAGTAAGAAGTTCAATATACTTAAAGACAGTACAACACTACTTTGAGCATCATTTGTGGTCTCCCTGTGACTGGGAACAGAATTTGACACCATGATGTTCAGCTCTACCTTCTCTGAGTGAAGTTAGTTTTTTAGATTTAGAATAATTAAGCTCTTACTGAAGCTACAGTTCTCCTCTTACTACATTTGAAATCAGTTGTGTTAAGCCCTTGTGTACCATGTTTTTTTTCATGGCCTTGCTTCAGGAGCAGGGACGGGCAGGTTTATCCCTCAACACTGCATTTAGGGTTTCAGGATTCTCATATTGCCCTGGGAGTGCTGACAACACAAAGAGTGTGCCTAGTGCATTCATGGAAAGTCCTCTTTAAAATTGCTTCCCAGTACAGCCTAAGTTTTCCAGAGTCTTTGCACATTATTTTGCAAAGCtgataaacagaaaaacaggtgTGCTCTTCCTTCAAGTATAATACACACATGGGCTGTGAACAGCACATGCAACAACACCAGCATGGAGAGGTCTAGTGCTTGTATCACTTGTTAAAACTGCTCATCTTTCCAAGATCTCCACATTAAAgccatttttattattctggTTAAAGCAAGCACGCATACAAatagggaagaggaaaaagt
This genomic window contains:
- the PRPF38A gene encoding pre-mRNA-splicing factor 38A, with product MANRTVKDAHSIHGTNPQYLVEKIIRTRIYESKYWKEECFGLTAELVVDKAMELKYVGGVYGGNIKPTPFLCLTLKMLQIQPEKDIIVEFIKNEDFKYVRMLGALYMRLTGTAIDCYKYLEPLYNDYRKIKSQNRNGEFELMHVDEFIDELLHEERVCDIILPRLQKRYVLEEAEQLEPRVSALEEDMDDVESSEEEEEEDEKLERIPSPDHRRRGYRDLDKPRRSPVVRYRRSRSRSPRRRSRSPKRRSPSPRRERHRSKSPRRHRSRSRERRHRSRSKSPGHHRSHRHRSHSKSPERSKKSHKKSRRGNE
- the ORC1 gene encoding origin recognition complex subunit 1; this encodes MNTRQQSKLIYSWYGKPMSSDRKLRTSQYKGILITSESSRTETCIQLGDFILVEGVNADQPYVAQLMDLYEDGAQHKRAVVQWFCRLEEIPQNKRKLLKREVSAQEVFFDQVLGYDTDIAAETIIKSIMVLPLHLGEELPIITLNKEQTFYVKQSWDGKHFKVLSPDTFSKLKEANKKRGVITNSSKTFIPSDILTPVKKETESAVRSATKPKNIDMEIESKHSSSKSSLAKERHSQRVANNDIKTPTARKKLELNSPTRSKDRLLGCEVLSLLDDDCDAVAPLAPSATKRKVKFTSEVLGSPPKIPCSNDKSKSISDTAEHCQRFIDTVRLSPYTKVKDFSEKDKNLHGKDDNLSLVEYQKRSSQSPVLTPRSRRTCAQKTTALIAEQISVLDQEDFLSGSDSSYSSSSEEEEDDDDVPCTPEKKTKASRIFSTPKSSRKPAVHTPAKTLKKTPLPGTPRTPRNATPEIPRRIQAAQEPVSVLEEARLRLHVSAIPESLPCREEEFQDIYNFVESKLIDGTGGCMYISGVPGTGKTATVHEVIRCLQQAAENDELPPFQFVEINGMKLTDPHQAYVQILEFLTGQKVTAPHAAVLLAKLFSTPGPKRKTTVLIVDELDLLWTRKQNVMYNLFDWPTQKHSKLIILAIANTMDLPERIMMNRVASRLGLTRMSFQPYTYKQLQQIISSRLKGVKAFEEDAVQLVSRKVAALSGDARRCLDICRRATEICEFARQKRTPEIVKMAHVTEAIDEMFSSPYVNAIRNASLHEQIFLKAILAEFHRAGVEEATVQQVYQHHVALCRVEGLQSPTVSEIMGICSRLGACRLLLVEASNKYLHMRVRLNLSQDDVMYALREE